A DNA window from uncultured Methanoregula sp. contains the following coding sequences:
- a CDS encoding PEGA domain-containing protein has translation MVISLTFIVSIVSAANSLTINVKDAKTRENVGDALVYLDGGYIGTTTSNGGTLVINDVASKTHTIRVTKENYKDVTKKFVYPSDSSLEITLSKGPLVSLNPNGPSANGINVVFYPSSTSYSCTDKKVIQTPVYMTDETRFRTDVESVIRQTYLELDKVTSPSDPLPAGFQDKFNFYYYYDPSAPADAFSGCSGSVPESYWKDVTFSDITVILYPSYTGLYSDASCQPTGCFQNFGPGRSLMKVPANQASLVRHETGHAVFELIDTYCGSTYYYENDPHANVWSSREACRSDATSNNRDPELCRQIEQKSTGTSAACIKDFWRWDPNPDIMAQGYGGKFGTAATQRINYVISKAEAG, from the coding sequence ATGGTAATATCACTTACGTTCATCGTATCCATTGTTTCAGCAGCCAACTCGCTCACCATCAATGTCAAAGATGCCAAGACCCGGGAGAACGTGGGTGATGCGCTCGTGTATCTGGACGGAGGATACATCGGAACTACTACTTCTAATGGCGGGACACTTGTCATTAATGATGTAGCATCCAAAACTCATACGATACGGGTAACAAAAGAGAATTACAAGGACGTGACAAAAAAATTTGTGTACCCGTCGGATTCCTCACTTGAGATCACCCTCTCGAAAGGCCCTCTTGTCTCTCTCAACCCGAACGGTCCCTCCGCGAATGGGATCAACGTGGTTTTCTATCCATCATCAACATCCTACAGCTGTACCGATAAGAAAGTGATCCAGACCCCCGTTTATATGACCGATGAGACCCGGTTCCGGACTGATGTGGAGTCGGTAATCCGCCAGACCTACCTGGAGCTCGACAAAGTAACATCGCCCTCCGACCCGCTTCCTGCCGGATTCCAGGATAAATTCAATTTCTATTACTATTACGACCCGTCAGCTCCGGCGGATGCGTTCTCCGGTTGTTCCGGTTCGGTTCCTGAAAGTTACTGGAAGGATGTCACCTTCAGCGATATCACGGTTATCCTGTACCCTTCATATACCGGCCTGTACAGCGATGCATCCTGCCAGCCGACCGGCTGTTTCCAGAACTTCGGGCCGGGACGCAGCCTCATGAAAGTCCCTGCAAACCAGGCATCTCTCGTCAGGCATGAGACCGGTCATGCTGTGTTCGAACTGATCGATACTTATTGCGGAAGTACCTATTATTATGAGAACGATCCCCATGCCAATGTCTGGTCCTCCCGGGAAGCCTGCAGATCGGATGCGACATCCAATAACCGGGACCCGGAACTCTGCCGGCAGATAGAGCAGAAGAGTACCGGCACTTCTGCAGCCTGCATCAAGGACTTCTGGCGATGGGATCCGAATCCTGATATCATGGCACAAGGCTACGGCGGCAAATTCGGGACTGCAGCAACGCAGCGCATCAACTATGTTATCTCAAAAGCGGAGGCGGGATGA